One bacterium genomic window, CGGGATTCTACAATTAAAAGAGGGATTTACCATGTCGGAGCACATCGCTGTAGAGCTTGGAAATATTCAGATTACCATGCTTCTGCCATTGTGGGGGCGTGCCGTTGAAACGATGAAACCGGAACCGTTGCTTGTTGACAGGACTGCCGCCGATATTATTACGAAGATCGACTATGATTTCTCCGTAATAGCCCGTAATACGAAAGAGTTAAGCCAGCTTGCATGGATTGTGCGCAGTCTCCGTATGGACGCGGTTATCAGGGAATTTCTCCGGAAATATCCGAAAGCAACTATAGTCAATATCGGATGCGGACTGGACACAACGTTCGATCGGATAGATAATGGCAGCCTTCTCTGGTACGATATGGATCTGCCGGATGTTATCGAGTTAAGAAAAAAATTTATCGGCGAAACTGACCGAAGGAAGTTTATCGCCTGTTCGTTTCTTGACAGAGACTGGTTGAACCGGATAGAGGTACGGGAAAATGTGCTGTTTATGGCGGCTGGTGTGTTCTATTATTTCGAAGAATATCAGATCAGGGAGTTTTTCATTAAAATTGCCGGTTCTTTCCCCGGAAGCGAAATCTGCTTTGACGCATGTTCGCCGTATGGTGTCAGAGTCGCCAATAAGCTGGTAATACAAAACAGCGGCCTGGATGAGAAATCATTTCTGAAATGGGGTATAAAGAACATAAAGGAAATCGAGTCATGGGATGACAGGATTAGAGTAATGCATGAGTACTCGTATTTCAGGAATTTGAAAAAATCATTAACATGTAAAAACAGAATCATGGGTCTTGTTTCCGACCTTCTTAAAATCCAGTATATAGTCCATGCCGGTTTCAGTAGGTAGCAAAGTAGATGGTATCGGGGTCTTATTGAACTCTGTGGTCAGTACAGAAGTATAAAAATTCTAAATACTTTATAAACCACATTTTATTATGTAATGATTAGAGGATAATTATAATGAAAGATCAACATAAGTCAGGCATAAATAAAAGATCGTTAAATGTTCTTGTAATGTTTTTTTCATGTGCATTATTGCCGCCCTCCGGAATTATACTTCATCTTTCGGATCATGCGGCTGCCTCGGATTTGGAACGTCAGTTTGTGATGTCAATTCACAATTTTTCAGCGGTACTGTTTCTGATTTCCGCAGTTATACATATGAAAACAAATTGGAAAACAATGATGCGGTATGTGTCATCGGAAACAGGTATGATTTTTCCATGCAAAAAAGAAGCGGTAATTGCATTAATAATAGTTTTCGGACTTGTCGCCCTGTTTTCTTCTCATGTATTCCACGCTGGCTGAAGCTATTAACGTGCTTATATTTTTAAGCCATTCCGGGATATGGAATAATTCAGGAATATCGTGATACCTGAAATAATTTCACACTTGATAACGGTGCAACCTTACGCCAGAGTTTCCAAAAAAAAACATCTGTTTAAACAAACGATACTATCATCTTTCCTCAGTTTCCCCTCGATTATCCCAGTTTCGCCGGACATCACTACTCCTCAGGTACAATCACCATTGCTTTTTGCCGGAAATCCTTGCAAACTCTAACGTATGTTGTGTATCTTTTTGCTTGGCAGACTCAACCGGATCATAATTGGTTTGACCGGTGATTTCATGGGAGCAAGTCATGAATTGCCCTGCCAGCCGACAAAATCCACGAAATCCGTGTTCTATTTCGGAATATGAATATTTTGACATAAATAAAGGGAAGGAGCACAATCCATGACACATTTCACCCGTTTCCATGCATATATGGCTTTGTTTGTTGTCATCGTCACCTTCTCCGTCACTGTCCGGGCGCAGCAAAGCGCGAATCCTGATTATTTCAGAGGCGGTGAGGTGGATATCATCTCTTCGAGTCACCAGGACATCGGATGGATGGACACACCGGAAAAGTGCATCGAGTCGCGCGATCTGAAAGTCATCACACCTGCCCTCGAACGGTTGAAAGAAAATCCTGAATTCCGTTTCGTCATGGAGGATATGCTTTCCCTTATGGAATATCTCGGCCGTCACCCGGAACGGAAAGAGGAGATCAGACGGCTGACTGCGGCGGGACGGTTCGAGTGGGGTGCGACCTACAACCAGCCGTACGAGTCCATGTATGACGGCGAGGCGCTCATCCGGCAGACATACCTCGGACGGAAGTGGCTGAAAAAGAACCTGCCGGGCTGCGATTCACGTACCGCATGGAGTCCCGATGTTCCGGGACGGGCGATGCAGATGCCGCAGATACTTGCCAAAGCCGGTATCAGGTACCTTCACATGAGTCGTCACGAAAAAGGTTTCTACCGGTGGCTCAGCCCGGACGGCACCGGTGTGCTCGCGTTCTCTCCGGGTCACTACCACTGGTCGGGCGAGATATTCCGCGAGAGCATGGCGCAGGCGGATCACACCACGATTGTGGAGAAAACCCGCGGTTTCGAGGCGATAGCACAAAGCCTTTCGGAACGGCTGAAGGCTGACGAGAAGTACTATAAGGAGCATGGTATCGGTCCCCGGTACGGCCTCATTTACTCGACCGATTTCAGCGGCCCCGCTAACCTCGATGAGCTCTTTAAGGATTGGAACGGAGCGGTCGACAGGGGTAATTACGGCCCCGACAGAAAGCCGTTTACCATGCCGAAACTCCAATACGCGACCGGGGAATCCTTCCTGAAAGCGGTGTCCGAAGGCAATCCGAAGTTCGATACCATTACCGGCGAGCGCCCGGATGTCTGGCTCTACATTCATGGGCCGACGCATCACCGGGCAATATCGGCAGGCCGTGATGCGGCGCGTCTTCTCACTGCTGCGGAGGAATTTTCGACCATCGAGGCTCTCCTTTCCGGCGGATTCGGAGCCTACCCGGCGGATGAACTTACCGGAGCGTGGTCCGAGGCGATTTACCCCGATCATGGCTGGGGCGGATACAACGGTCACATTACGGACAGGATCTTCAGGGACAAGATGGAGTCGGGGAGAGACAGAGCCCGTAAAGTGCTCGACAGCGCGCTTGTTTCCATTGCCGGTCGTGTGGCTGTCAAGGATGTCGGAATCCCCGTTGTCGTCTTCAACGATCTCTCGTGGAAGCGGACAGACCCCGTGGTCTGCACCGTTAACGTGTACGGCAGGGAAAATACGATGTTCAGGCTCGTCGATGCGCTCGGACGCGATATATCGTACCAGGTGATTCCCGGCTCGGATGGCGGACGTCCGGGCGATGAGGAACTCAGAATCGTTTTCGTGGCCGCCGATGTGCCGTCCATCGGTTACAAGACCTATTACCTGTTAATGGGTGAATCCCCGCGTGTCACTGGATCGCCCGTTACTGACAAAAACGGCGTTGTGGAGAATGATTATTACCGCATCGAATTCGCCCCCGGGGGAATCAGGCAGATTTTTGACCGTGAATTGAACAAGCCCGTTCTGAAAACCGACAAATTCCTTGGCGCCGAGCTCTTTACCATGCAGTCCGTCGGCAACGGCGCCGGCGAGTTTGCCGAGGTGCAGCAGCCGACCATGGATGGCTTCGAAAAACTGAGCGACTACAAGCCATCCTGGATGTGCACGGAAAACGGCCCGGTACGGAGCGTCTATGAAACTGCCCGGAAGATCAATCACTGCACCGTCCGCGAGCGGGTGATTGTATACCATACCGTCAAGCGTATCGACTGCGAGTTCGATCTGCTCGGCTGGGACGGCACGAATTCACGGGAGTTCCGACTGGCGTTTCCGCTCGATATGACAGGCGGGAAGGTTGCCTACGAAGTACCGATGGGTGTCGTCGAGGTCGGTAAAAGCGAGATTGCGGGCGCCGCCGGTGAACGCTACGTACAGAAATGCTCGGAGGTTCGCCCCCGCGAGGTGCAGGACTGGTTCGGCGCCTCGGATGGAAAGACCGGTATTACGATCAGTTCGAGCGTGGCGGTATTCGACTGGGCCGACCCGACCGAGGCTGCGGTATCGTACCCGGTGCTCCAGCCGGTTTTGCTTGCCAGCAGGCGGAGCTGCCACGGCGAGGGGAACTGGTATCTTCAGGCGGGAGATCATTCATACCGCTTCTCGATTTATTCGCACGGCGGCGACTGGCATAACGGGTATAAACTCGGAAAACAGTCGAACCGTCCGCTGCGGGTGGTGAGTTCGCCTGTGACGGCGGCCCGCCCGTCCCTGCCCGAAGAGATGAGTTTCTGCACAGTCGGGCCCGGTGACGTCATCGTCAGCACGGTCAAGAAATGCGAGGACGACGATACCGTGATCGTCCGCTGTTATGAGGTCGGAGGAAACGATACACAGGCTGCGATCGAGTGGTTTACACCGGTCGTAAAAGCCGAATTGACCAATATCATCGAAGAGGAAGGTGTCCCGGTCGAATCCACCGCGGGAAAGATACCGGTAAAAATGGGGCATCACGCAATCGAGACGGTGAAGCTGAATCCGCAGGCATGGGCATATACGCCCGGAGATATCATGCCGCCCTCGCCGCCCGTATTTACGCCATCAGGGGGAATATACAGGGAATCGTCGCTGAAAGTGAGCCTGACCGCACAGCCGGTCGGTGCGGAAATACGCTATACTGTTGACGGAACCGAGCCGGATGAACGGTCGACGCTCTATGCCGCGCCGCTCGTTTTGAAGGGGAATACCCGCATACAGGCGCGGGCATTTGTGCCGGGAAGATCGGCAAGCAGAGCATCGGACGCTGATTTCCGTGTCGGGATGAGCCCCGCAGTGAAGGTCTCCTCCGTGGTGAACGGGCTCGATTACGAGTATTTCGAGGGGTCATGGAGCATGATGCCCGATTTTTCCGCCCTGAAAGCCCTTAAAAAGGGAACGGCGCAGCATTTCGGGCTCGAACCGGCCGATCCCGGAGATAATTACGGACTTCGTTTCAGCGGGTACATCGATGTTCCCGAAGATGGCATCTATACATTCTACACGACTTCGGACGACGGCAGCAGGCTGCTGATCGATAATCAGGTGCTTGTCGACAATGACGGTCTCCACTGGCCGATCACAAAAGAAGGGGCAATCGCTCTCAAAAAGGGCAGGCACATGATAGTTGTCCTGTATTTTCAGGGCGGAGGAAATAAATCGTTCGAGGTCGGATACGAGGGGCCGGGAGTTAAGCGGCAGATCATACCGGATTCGGTGCTCTTCCGGAAGAAAACCGACTAATACATAATTTCCCTTATGAAATGTTGAATAATATTATAACGATAATGGATTTATTGCGGAGTTTAGATTATGTACTGTAGAACGGTCATGATTGTTTTCCTCGGGCTGATATTTGCCAGCGTGTGCGGCTTGATGGGCATGGAGACTGTTACGGCCGCAGAAGAGATCGGGAAACCCGTTCGTATCGTAAGTCTCTGTTTTCAGCATGGAAAGAGTCTCGATGAAATTATAGGGATTATCGATGAAGAGGGCGCCCGCGGTGTCGATCTCATCTGTCTCCCGGAAGCATGGCGCGGCCAGACGAATCCCGAGACCCTCGATGGAGAAACGATCACTGCGGTCGCGGGATGTGCGATGAAACACCACTGTTATATCGTCTGCCCCATTGACCGCAGGGAAGGGGAGTATCGCTTCAATTCCTCGGTGCTCATCGACCGTGAGGGAAACGTTGCATGCGTTTATGACAAGATATTCCCCTACTGGACCGAGTTCGATATCAATCCGCCGGTCGAACCTTCACACAGGGATGTACAGGTGTTTGAAACCGATTTCGGGAAGGTGGGGCTGGCAATCTGTTATGATGCCAAGTTTCCGGAAGTCTGGCAGCGTCTCCGTGACAGGGGAGCGGAGCTTGTTGTCTGGTCGAGCGCGTATTCCGGAGCCACCGAGCTTCAGGCATTCGCTCTCATGCACCATTATTATATCGTGACGAGCACGTGGACGGGTGACTGCCTCGTGTATGACATGACGGGCGCCTGTCTTCGCGATGAAAAGGACAGGAGCGGCTTTACCATCGCCCGTTTTACCCTCGACATGGACCGCATGATCTACCATTTCAATTTTAACCTCGAAAAACGCGATAAACTGCTCCGTGAGCGTGGCGATGATATTATCGAGGAAGTGAATCTGCCCCGTGAGGAATGGTTCGTGCTCAGGGCGCGGCGGCCCGGAATTTCAGTGAGAGCACTGGCACGGCAGTACGGGCTCGAGGAACTCCGCGATTACAAGGACCGGAGCAGGCGGCAGATCGATGAGAAACGCGGATTCGGATTTGCCGATACGTTCGGCGGTTATCCGGGACATCCGAAATAGAGTATAGTGAGGGTATAGTGCTGCAAGGATAATACATAAGTTGTTCAGTGTGTGAATAATATCTGACTAAATCATAAAAAACAGTACAAAGTAAGGAGGCATAAACTCATGAAATTGAAGGGGAAAGTGGCGTTGGTCACCGGCGGAACAAAGGGGATCGGAGCGGCGACCGCCCTCAGGCTTGCCGGATACGGCGCGGATGTGGCTGTTCTGGGCAGGTACGACGATGACGATGCTCAAAAAGTAATAAAGGCAATCGAGTCGAAGGGCTCACGGTGTATCATGATTACCGCTGATATGGCCAGGCCCGAAGATGCTGTCCGGGCGGTAAACGAAACAATCGGAAAGCTCGGGGGAATCGATGTGCTCGTTCATAACGCGGGCGGCGGTGTTCCCGGAGGTATCCTCGATGTGACGCCGGAAGAATGGCATCACGCCTTTGATGTTCATGTCCATGCGGCTTTTTATCTCTGCCGCACCGCGCTTCCCCATATGAAGTCAAAGGGTGAAGGCTCCATCGTTTTCATGTCGTCGGTCGCCGGGATTCAGGCCGGTCCCGGTTCAATCACCTATGGAGTGGTCAAGGGCGCCCTTCCGCAGTTTGCGCGGTCGCTTGCCCGTGAGCTCGGGGATTTCAACATCCGTGTCAACTGTGTGGCGCCGGGTATCATACGGACGCGGTTCCATGAAAAAATGACACCGGAACAGAAAAAGCACAACATAGAAAACCGTATTCCCCTGCATCGTGAGGGCACGGCCGATGATGTTGCGGATGCCATCGTTTTTCTCGTGCAGAACGATTTTATTACCGGGGAGATTGTTGTTATCGACGGTGGTATGACCATGAGAATTGGATGAACCGGAACGCAGTATCCTGAATCCGGATAAATTGAGAGCAGATTGATTGAATTATAGTTTTCATTATCTGAAACTAATTATTGAGGAGTAATCGGATGAAAGCGGCAGTATTGACGGAATACAAAAAGATCGAATGGCTGGATGTTCCCATGCCCACTATCGGTGATTCGGATGTTCTTGTGAAAGTCACTTACGCGAGCATTTGCGGGACCGACCAGCATATTTTCAACGGGGAATTTCATCCTCGTACAAAGCTCCCGCTCGTTCCGGGTCATGAATTTGTGGGAACGATAGCCGAAATGGGAAAAAACGTCACGGGTCATGCCATCGGAGAACGTGTCGCGGTCGATCCCATCATCTGGTGCGGAAAGTGCCCGGCATGCGAGATTCACCACTACCCGGCGTGTACATCGCTCAAACTCCTCGGTATCGATATGGATGGTGGTTTTGCGGAGTACGTTACCGCAAAAAGCTCGATGCTCTATCCGATCGCGGACTCGATCACAGACCGTGATTCCGCCCTCGTCGAGCCCTATTCGGTCGGATTCCATGCCTCACGGCGTGCGGGTGTGCAGAAAGGCGACCGGATCGCGATTTTCGGCGCCGGAAAGATCGGGCAGTCCATCCTGCAGGCAGCCCGGACGATTTCAAAGAATGATTTTTACATCATCGATGTTGTGGAGAAACGGCTCGATATAGTCAGAAAAGCGTATCCCGATGTTATAACCATAAACGCCCGCGAAGCCCATCCCGTCGAGGTTATCCGTGAAAAGACCGGGGGCCGCGGAGTCGATATCGCCTTCGAATGCGCCGGAAAGGCGCTCGAAATCGAAGGTCGTTACCACCCGGTCCGTCAGGCTATCCACGCCATACGGGGCGCCGGAAAGGTCTGTGTCCTGAGCCTCGAAAATACCGAGGTTTCCCTTGTCATGAAGGAACTGATATGGAAAGAGGGGCTGCTCGTCACTTCGCGTGTCTCGCACGGCGAGTACAAGGATGCGCTCGAACATCTCGCAATCGGCGATCTTCATCCGGAAGCTCTCATTACCGCTGTCATGCATATGAGCGAGGCGCAGAAGGCCTTTGAGATGATCGAGCACGAGCCGGAGAAGTACCTTAAGGTTCTGATGACAACAGCATAAAACTTTTAAATTACTGTTTTCTGCCCATGCTCCTGAAATAAAGGCAATAATACCAGGTTGCGTTGGGACAGGTAACATAGTTATATGTAGTGATTTCAATAGATGCTGAAGCAAGTTCAGCATGACGGCGGTAATGTCACCCTGAATTTATTTCAGGGTCTATTGTGCACTTTTATACTTCACTGATCGCAACGTAGTATTAATCCTGAAAAACCTCCGGACATTATCGATACCCGGAGGTTTTTTTAATTCTACGCAGTCATGATATACAATAAAGAGTCGTTTACGGTTATGATTCCCGTCAGAGTGCTAAAGCGGTTTGTTTGAATATATCGAATGCGGGTCTGAAGGCTTTCCGTAACTCTCCCTTTTCATGGCTCATATAATCGTTTAATTGTTTGTACGGTTCATGCGGGATGTTCTTGCCTCCGGTTTCAAGAAATTCTTTCAGGAACGCTCCTCCCACTTCATAGTCGTGCCATTTCCCCAGTATTTTGTGCATTTTTGCGATATTTTCGATAAAATCGCTTGCTGCGGGGAACAGGAAGAAACACTGCTGAATAATCTCGAAACAGTAATGCATTTCCTTGGCGAGAACTCTGACTTTATGGAGTTTTATGTTTCTGCTGCTGATTGAATTGACAAGGAGGATTATATCGTTTCTCAGGTTGTAGAATCGCCCCTGGACTTTTGTCTCTGCCCACACCGGGCTTATTACCTTTAATGCGGCATTGATAACTTTTTTCTTTTTTTGCAGTTTTATCAGGGGATTATTTTCGGATAATGTCCGGAATATCTCGCGGTTTTCCGCTTCCCTGGTTTTGAGAAACATTTCGTATTCGCCTGCATCGGTCTTTACTGAGGTTTTTATGGCTTCCAGCAGCTTCTGCTGTACCTGTGTATCCCTCAGCATGTTCGTTTTCTTGGATATTCTCCTGAAACACTTGAAATTACGGCGGGCATCGAAATCGGGATTGATAGATTCCGTGAGATTGAAAAAAGCGCGCATACGCTTCAGTTCCACCCGTAAATCATGAATCCCTTCCGGGTCGTTCTGCTCGAGGGCAAGCATATAGTTGTGTTCGATGCTGTTGAGGTGTACAATGAAAAATTCGAGCATTTCAGTACGAAACATGGATAATCCTCTGAACGATTACCGACCCGGTGTATATTGTGACGGCCATAGAGACGCCATCGTCTGCATTGTTCACGATTGCTTCTGAGCGACTATTTATCTGTGGATATAAGGGATAGTGTTTTCAGACTCCGGATTTCTTTTGTAGTTTGACAGTTTCCCGGGCAATTTTTCTGCACAATTTCCGGACAATCGATTCGATGTCGTTGGAAAGCGGGATATTCATGTCTAACAATGCGCTCAGGTATTTATCGGTCAGTTCGTTGTGCAGAATGTTGATACGGGACTTGATCGTTTCCTTTTTTTCCTTCGGCTGCGGATGGTCAAGCAGTTTCAACACTCCCGCACCCTCCGAGACCTCCTGCCATGATTCGGTATTGAATTCGATACCCGCAACGCCGCTTGTCGGCAGGCTTTCATTGAAATCCGGAACGAGATACCGGACAAAAGCGGTCATTGACGGATCATGCCCTACTATCATGACGGAATTGTATTTTTCATTGATCCCGTGAACACAATCGAGGAGAGCGTTTTCTCCCTGTTCATAGAGCGTTTTACGGCTTTTTATGCTTTTAGCCTTGTATTTCAGGTGTTTGGCGCAAATACGGGCTGTTGCGGTCGCTCGTGGTGCCGGGCTCGTGAGTATCAGGTCCGGATGGATATCCTGTTTTTTCATCCGGTCAACTACCTGGAGCATATCCTTTTTACCCTGCTTGATGAGTTTTCGCTTGAAATCTTCTTTGGGGATGTCCCTGCTTTCAGCTTTTCCGTGTCGTACGAGATAGATTGTCTTCATTGTAAGCCACCATCCGGGAATTGTGAATGATTGATGTATTTTTAGGGTCTGTACAGAACACATGACGGGATTCATCATATGCCCGGCCGGTTATTATACCGGCCATGACCTCGCATGCCAGAGCATGATTTCCTTAACAAGCTGTTTAAAGTCTTTTGCCCCGCTTCCGTTCGGCTGGAGACGGTCGACCGTGAGCCCCTCATGCCATGTCTCGCTGTACACAACACGCTGAGGAATCTCGGTCATGAAAATGGGAATGCTCAAACGCTCGAGAAAAAAACGGAATTCCCTGCCGAGCCGTGTTCTCCGGTCGATACGTGATATGATCAGCCGGGCATCGAGGATCGGTCTTTTTTCCTTTTCAGCCCTGTAGAGATTCAGGAGCTGCTCGGTACTCCAGTAATCCGCCAGACCGGGAGATACGGGAATAATGAGCCTGTCCGCCGCATGTATGATAGAACGCATGCTTTTTTTAAAGGTCGGGGGAGTGTCGATAAGGATCATATCATACTTTTTCGACAGCTTTTTCAGCTTTTTATCGATTGCCCGGGGCTCTTCGGCAAGGATGTCAGGCTCGTCCTGTTTTTTTATTCCCGCCCACTGGGCTATGGAGCCCTGCGGGTCGGTATCGATGACAAGGACTTTTCGCCTGATTTTCAGGAGCGCACCGGCAAGGTTGAGGGTTATGGTGCTTTTTCCGGTGCCGCCTTTTGCGCTCACAACGGCGATAACCATGCTGATCGTTCCTTTCGTGTTTTATGGTACCAAAGGTTTAAGCATGGAAGTGACTTTTTTGATTCCGGTGTTAATCCAACGATGTCCATCTTGCTGCGCTGCGCTTTGTTGCAACGGGAAGACACAAAGAAACATAGCTTTATAATAGATGTTATATAAATTTACAAACAATTATTTCTGGGTAACATTAAAATAACACAAAAATAATGAAATCCGCAAAAACCGTATTCTGTCATAACCGGATAAAGAATTTCAGAATCATTATTGAACTCAATTACAGTTTACTTTCCTGAGCCCGGAGCACAGGCTAAAATATCGCCCAGAGCCACTTCGGGATGATGATACCGCTTGTACATGGCTGTTTTTTTGCCGTATTGAATCGCTTCACGGGGGCACCACTGGATACAGGCAAGACACTGTTCGCAGCGGTGGAGCCATCTCGGTTTACCTTCGGCGATCTCGATATTCTCTGCGGGACAGACTTTTGCGCAGATGCCGCACGAGTTGCATTTTTCATCGGCATGAAAGCTTTTGTCCATCTGTGCGACTCTTTTAAAAGATATCCCGTATAGCCAGGAGAAAAGAATATTCTGCCAGAGCGGCCCCTTGTCCATTGGCTTCATCGTCTTTTGGGCGACTTCACGGGCAATTCTTCTGATTTTTTCATTGGCGGTGTCGATTTTCGGTCGCCATTTTTCCTCCGCCCCGGGACCGCCCCAGGGGATGTAATTCGATGGCATGACCAGATCATATCCGGCGGACAGGGTCAGTCCTTTCATGCTCATCACCTTGCGGAGTTGGAGAAGCGTCGCTGCCACCTGTCCCGCATTCACCGCCACGGCGAAGAAGTAATTCGGGGTATCTTCGGCAAGGAAATCGATGAACCGCAAGACCTTATGGGGAACACCCCACATATGCACCGGAAACACGAGTCCGACTGCGCCATCCGGGGCGCCGGAGACTGGAGTGTCGATTTTCGAGATAGGATGCAGCGTTGTATTCCCGAGTTCTTCCGCCAGCCTGCGCGCTGTCCAGAGGGAATTGCCTGTCCCTGAATAAAAATAGATATCTGTTGTCATGATTCCATCCATTATATGAAGAGCTGAGAAAAAATGCTTTTTCCCGCCCTCTTTATCAGGGTGGAAAAAGGCATGTACTATCGTGTCCGATGTGAAAATTAAAAAATACCTTATGTGCTGACGAGATACACTTTATAATACTAATACATATCAATGATAATCACAAGCACAATATATAATAACAGGTTCAGATTGTTTTCTTTACGGAACGAAACAACGGAAACAAGTCAGGTGTTACATAGTGGTTTATAATGGAATCGGTAAAATATACTTTACAAAAGAAATGTGTCTTGTAATATTCTCTTTAGCTGACAGTAAAAAATTAGATGCCCTGTCATGATCGGATTTACGGTAAACGGGCATGTATGATTGTCATTGTCCGCACTCAATCATTCGCGAACGGGGAAACGCCATGAAAGGCAGGGTGATTCCAAGAAGATCCATACTGAAAGGAGCCGGGGCATTAGGGCCTCTTGCGGTGTTGCATTCAAAAACGGCGCATGGTGAAGATAAAAAGCTGCCGGATATATACCGGACGATCAATATAAGCCCTCTGCGGAAAGAACTGTTCGATAAAGTGTTTTCGACCCCGTTTATTGATACCCATGAACACTTATTTGAAGAAAGTGAACGGCTGGCCGGAACCGCAACTCCCGGAATCAGATCGGATGACTGGACCATGGTTTTCAGTCTATATGTAAGCGATGACATGATGACCGCCGGTATGTCCCAACAGGAATCCAACCGGTTTTTCTCGCCCGATGTTGCGCCGAACGACAAATGGAGGCTTCTCGAACCCTGCTGGCCGTACATAAGGAATACCGGGTATGGTCAGGCTGTATGTATCGCCATCAGGGAGCTTTATGGCGTCGATGAACTCACTGCTCAGACGGTAAGACAAGTGCAGGCGGGATATGAAAGGGTACGGCAGGCCGGTTTTTACCGGTATATTCTGGGCGATCTGGCGAATATCGAATCATGCCAGGTGAACTGCATAATCCCTCCGTTCAGAGAATCGGCAATGCCTCTCCTGCTCATGCAGGATATCAGTATTTTGAGGATGTACGAGGGCCCGGATATCGAGACATATGCCAATCCGGCAGGTATACGGGTGACATCGCTGTCCGACTGGCA contains:
- a CDS encoding EFR1 family ferrodoxin (N-terminal region resembles flavodoxins. C-terminal ferrodoxin region binds two 4Fe-4S clusters.), which produces MTTDIYFYSGTGNSLWTARRLAEELGNTTLHPISKIDTPVSGAPDGAVGLVFPVHMWGVPHKVLRFIDFLAEDTPNYFFAVAVNAGQVAATLLQLRKVMSMKGLTLSAGYDLVMPSNYIPWGGPGAEEKWRPKIDTANEKIRRIAREVAQKTMKPMDKGPLWQNILFSWLYGISFKRVAQMDKSFHADEKCNSCGICAKVCPAENIEIAEGKPRWLHRCEQCLACIQWCPREAIQYGKKTAMYKRYHHPEVALGDILACAPGSGK
- a CDS encoding CHAD domain-containing protein, whose protein sequence is MFRTEMLEFFIVHLNSIEHNYMLALEQNDPEGIHDLRVELKRMRAFFNLTESINPDFDARRNFKCFRRISKKTNMLRDTQVQQKLLEAIKTSVKTDAGEYEMFLKTREAENREIFRTLSENNPLIKLQKKKKVINAALKVISPVWAETKVQGRFYNLRNDIILLVNSISSRNIKLHKVRVLAKEMHYCFEIIQQCFFLFPAASDFIENIAKMHKILGKWHDYEVGGAFLKEFLETGGKNIPHEPYKQLNDYMSHEKGELRKAFRPAFDIFKQTALAL
- a CDS encoding histidine phosphatase family protein; the encoded protein is MKTIYLVRHGKAESRDIPKEDFKRKLIKQGKKDMLQVVDRMKKQDIHPDLILTSPAPRATATARICAKHLKYKAKSIKSRKTLYEQGENALLDCVHGINEKYNSVMIVGHDPSMTAFVRYLVPDFNESLPTSGVAGIEFNTESWQEVSEGAGVLKLLDHPQPKEKKETIKSRINILHNELTDKYLSALLDMNIPLSNDIESIVRKLCRKIARETVKLQKKSGV